In a single window of the Natronosalvus caseinilyticus genome:
- a CDS encoding phosphopantetheine adenylyltransferase, with protein MDVALGGTFDPVHDGHRRLFERAFELGDVTVGLTSNELAPKTRHVDRYVRPYDERKRDLEAELETLAEEHDREFEVRTLTEPTGIATEAQFDYLIVSPETVEGGKKINDLRRERGHDPLELVVVPHVRAEDDDIISSTRIVNGEIDEHGNLTPDREGRESSRPE; from the coding sequence ATGGACGTCGCGCTTGGTGGGACCTTCGACCCCGTTCACGATGGCCATCGACGGCTTTTCGAACGGGCGTTCGAACTCGGGGACGTGACCGTCGGGCTGACCAGCAACGAACTCGCGCCGAAGACCCGACACGTCGACCGGTACGTCCGTCCCTACGACGAGCGAAAGCGCGACCTTGAGGCCGAACTCGAGACGCTCGCCGAGGAACACGACCGCGAGTTCGAGGTCCGTACGCTCACCGAGCCGACGGGAATCGCGACCGAGGCCCAGTTCGACTACCTGATCGTCTCGCCCGAGACGGTCGAGGGTGGCAAGAAGATCAACGACCTGCGCCGCGAGCGTGGCCACGACCCGCTGGAACTCGTGGTCGTCCCCCACGTCCGCGCCGAGGACGACGACATCATCTCGAGTACGCGTATCGTCAACGGCGAGATCGACGAGCACGGAAACCTGACGCCCGACCGCGAAGGGCGGGAGTCCTCGAGGCCGGAGTAA
- a CDS encoding NADP-dependent malic enzyme, translating into MGLDEDSLEYHRSEPPGKIEISTTKPTNTQRDLSLAYSPGVAAPCMEIHEDETDAYTYTAKGNLVGVVSNGSAVLGLGDIGAQASKPVMEGKGVLFKRFADIDVFDIELDEADPHKLVEAIKMMEPTFGGVNLEDIKAPECFTIEERLREEMDVPVFHDDQHGTAIISGAALVNAAEIAGKDLEDLNIVFSGAGASALSTARFYVSLGAKRENIQMCDSSGIITQARADAGDVNEYKREFARDVPEGDLADALEGADVFVGLSVGGIVSPEMVRSMGDNPIIFAMANPDPEIGYQEAKDARDDDVIMATGRSDYPNQVNNVLGFPFIFRGALDVRATEINEAMKVAAAEALADLARQDVPDAVVKAYGDEAIQFGPDYIIPKPVDPRVLFRVAPAVAQAAMDSGAARTEIDVEAYEEQLEARLGKSREMMRVVLNKAKSDPKRVALAEGEDEKMIRAAYQLAEQGIADPILIGEEDTIARTAANLGLDFTPTVADPTAGAYDEYAERLFELRQRKGITRSEATELIRRDTNYFGSVMVEEGDADALLTGLTHHYPSALRPPLQVIGTADDVDYAAGVYLMTFKNRIVFCADATVNQDPDEEVLAEVTKQTAKLARRFNVEPRAALLSYSNFGSVDNEGTRKPRRAAAMLQGDPEVDFPVDGEMQADTAVVEDILTGTYEFSDLDAPANVLVFPNLESGNIGYKLLQRLGGAEAIGPMLVGMDKPVHVLQRGDEVKDIVNLAGVAVVDAQSE; encoded by the coding sequence ATGGGACTGGACGAAGACTCGCTGGAGTATCACCGGAGCGAGCCACCGGGCAAGATCGAAATTTCGACGACGAAGCCGACGAACACCCAGCGGGACCTCTCGCTGGCGTACTCGCCGGGGGTCGCCGCGCCGTGTATGGAGATCCACGAGGACGAAACCGACGCCTACACCTACACGGCGAAGGGCAATCTCGTGGGCGTCGTCTCGAACGGCTCTGCCGTCCTCGGGCTGGGCGACATCGGCGCCCAGGCTTCGAAACCCGTCATGGAGGGCAAGGGCGTCCTGTTCAAGCGCTTCGCCGACATCGACGTCTTCGACATCGAACTCGACGAGGCCGACCCCCACAAACTCGTCGAGGCGATCAAGATGATGGAACCGACCTTCGGTGGCGTCAACCTCGAGGACATCAAGGCCCCCGAGTGTTTCACCATCGAGGAGCGCCTCCGCGAGGAGATGGACGTCCCCGTCTTCCACGACGACCAGCACGGGACGGCCATCATCTCCGGCGCCGCACTCGTCAACGCCGCCGAAATCGCCGGCAAGGACCTCGAGGACCTGAACATCGTCTTCTCTGGCGCCGGGGCGAGCGCGCTCTCGACGGCCCGGTTCTACGTTTCCTTGGGCGCGAAGCGAGAGAACATTCAGATGTGTGACTCCTCGGGAATCATCACGCAGGCGCGAGCCGACGCCGGCGACGTCAACGAGTACAAACGCGAGTTCGCCCGCGACGTCCCCGAAGGCGACCTGGCGGACGCGCTCGAGGGTGCGGACGTCTTCGTCGGCCTCTCGGTGGGCGGCATCGTCTCCCCGGAGATGGTCAGATCGATGGGCGACAATCCGATCATCTTCGCGATGGCGAACCCGGACCCCGAAATCGGCTACCAGGAGGCCAAAGATGCCCGCGACGACGACGTCATCATGGCCACCGGACGCTCGGACTACCCCAACCAGGTTAACAACGTCCTCGGGTTCCCGTTCATCTTCCGCGGCGCCCTCGACGTCCGCGCGACCGAGATTAACGAGGCGATGAAAGTCGCGGCAGCCGAGGCGCTCGCGGACCTCGCCCGCCAGGACGTCCCCGACGCCGTCGTCAAGGCCTACGGCGACGAGGCGATCCAGTTCGGCCCCGACTACATCATCCCCAAGCCGGTCGACCCCCGGGTGCTGTTCCGCGTCGCACCGGCCGTCGCCCAGGCCGCGATGGACTCCGGGGCCGCCCGGACCGAGATCGACGTCGAGGCCTACGAGGAGCAACTCGAGGCCCGCCTCGGGAAGTCCCGGGAGATGATGCGCGTGGTTCTCAACAAGGCCAAGAGCGACCCCAAGCGGGTCGCGCTCGCTGAAGGAGAGGACGAGAAGATGATCCGCGCGGCCTACCAGCTCGCCGAACAGGGGATCGCCGATCCGATCCTCATCGGCGAGGAGGACACGATCGCCCGGACGGCGGCGAACCTCGGCCTCGACTTCACGCCCACCGTTGCGGACCCGACCGCGGGTGCCTACGACGAGTACGCCGAACGGCTGTTCGAGCTGCGCCAGCGCAAGGGGATCACGCGCTCGGAGGCGACTGAACTGATCCGCCGGGACACGAACTACTTCGGCAGTGTGATGGTCGAAGAGGGGGATGCTGACGCCCTGCTCACGGGCCTGACCCACCACTATCCCTCGGCGCTTCGGCCGCCGTTGCAGGTCATCGGCACCGCCGACGACGTCGACTACGCCGCGGGCGTCTACCTCATGACGTTCAAGAATCGGATCGTCTTCTGTGCCGACGCCACCGTGAACCAGGACCCCGACGAGGAGGTGCTGGCGGAGGTCACGAAACAGACCGCGAAACTCGCCCGCCGGTTCAACGTCGAGCCGCGAGCGGCCCTGCTCTCGTACTCGAACTTCGGGAGCGTCGACAACGAGGGGACCCGAAAGCCGCGTCGCGCCGCCGCGATGCTCCAGGGCGACCCCGAGGTTGACTTCCCCGTCGACGGCGAGATGCAGGCCGACACGGCCGTCGTCGAGGACATCCTCACCGGTACCTACGAGTTCTCCGACCTGGACGCGCCGGCGAACGTGCTCGTCTTCCCGAACCTCGAGTCGGGCAATATCGGCTACAAACTCCTTCAGCGCCTCGGCGGTGCGGAGGCCATCGGCCCGATGCTCGTCGGGATGGACAAACCGGTCCACGTGCTCCAGCGAGGCGACGAGGTCAAAGACATCGTCAACCTGGCCGGAGTGGCGGTCGTCGACGCCCAGTCGGAGTAA
- a CDS encoding glycosyltransferase has product MRRSRRRSTGLDTGDNRNRETRADGGCEPERTDAGDRTDGQRARRADRSSRPLVSFVVPARNEAEYIRGALSSIEALDTAYGYEVIVVDGDSSDATRDVAREYDVTVVSGPADGIAAGRNRGARRAEGKWLAFVDADTEVRASYLTRMLGFVEAEGLAAASSRCRVTGPLRAKCMEATINYAFPRLERPILPGFNTFVHRDAFEAISGFPPVANEDTAFSRALARSFPTGYCPRVLVETSGRRIAASGLTGTLWHYVRLDVGRVFG; this is encoded by the coding sequence ATGCGACGTTCGAGGCGGCGGTCGACGGGGTTGGACACTGGAGACAACCGAAACCGGGAGACGCGTGCGGACGGCGGTTGTGAACCCGAACGGACCGACGCGGGTGACCGCACCGACGGCCAACGCGCCAGACGCGCCGACCGCTCGAGCCGACCCCTGGTCAGTTTCGTCGTTCCCGCGCGCAACGAAGCCGAGTACATCCGGGGAGCCCTCTCGAGCATCGAGGCCCTGGACACTGCCTACGGCTACGAGGTGATCGTCGTCGACGGCGACTCGAGCGACGCCACTCGAGACGTCGCCCGCGAGTACGATGTGACGGTCGTCTCCGGCCCGGCGGACGGAATCGCGGCGGGGCGAAACCGCGGTGCTCGCCGGGCCGAGGGCAAGTGGCTGGCCTTCGTCGACGCCGACACCGAGGTTCGTGCCTCGTACCTGACCCGGATGCTCGGGTTCGTCGAGGCCGAGGGGCTGGCCGCGGCTTCCTCGCGCTGTCGGGTGACCGGCCCCCTCCGGGCGAAGTGCATGGAGGCGACGATCAACTACGCGTTTCCGCGACTCGAGCGGCCGATCCTGCCGGGGTTCAACACGTTCGTCCACCGCGACGCGTTCGAGGCGATCAGCGGCTTTCCGCCGGTCGCCAACGAGGATACGGCGTTCAGTCGGGCGCTCGCGCGCTCGTTCCCGACGGGGTACTGTCCGCGGGTGCTGGTCGAGACGTCGGGTCGACGAATCGCGGCGAGCGGTCTGACGGGCACGCTCTGGCACTACGTCAGGTTGGACGTCGGGCGCGTGTTTGGGTGA
- a CDS encoding transporter substrate-binding domain-containing protein → MTRRFDMDRRAYLKTVGAVGATTGVAGCLGDVFGGGDEDVIVPGTASGFPPFEYTEDGELVGFDIDLAEEAIDRAGYEVGDWTDIEFDSLIPSLTEGDIDLIAAAMTINEERQEAIAFSDPYYESNQAVLVAAGGDVNPSSVEDLEGLVVGAQSGTTGEDEVEALVDEGILEGDDTRPYDNYTLAVQDLENGNVDAIVIDIPVAQNFADSRDVEVAFEIETGEVFGLGMRQDDDRLGDINDAIAEIQDDGTYEELVENWFE, encoded by the coding sequence ATGACTCGCAGATTCGACATGGATCGCCGTGCGTACCTCAAGACCGTCGGCGCGGTTGGTGCAACCACCGGCGTCGCTGGCTGTCTCGGCGACGTTTTCGGCGGTGGCGACGAGGACGTGATCGTCCCGGGGACGGCGTCCGGATTCCCGCCGTTCGAGTACACCGAGGACGGGGAACTCGTCGGCTTCGACATCGACCTCGCCGAGGAGGCCATCGATCGGGCCGGCTACGAGGTCGGCGACTGGACCGACATCGAGTTCGACTCGCTCATCCCGTCGCTCACCGAGGGCGACATCGACCTAATCGCTGCGGCGATGACGATCAACGAGGAGCGCCAGGAGGCCATCGCGTTCTCCGACCCGTACTACGAGTCCAACCAGGCCGTACTCGTCGCCGCTGGCGGCGACGTCAACCCGAGTTCGGTCGAAGACCTCGAGGGACTGGTCGTCGGCGCCCAGAGCGGGACGACCGGCGAGGACGAAGTCGAGGCGCTCGTCGACGAGGGGATCCTCGAGGGCGACGACACCCGACCGTACGACAACTACACGTTGGCCGTCCAGGACCTCGAGAACGGCAACGTCGACGCCATCGTCATCGACATTCCGGTCGCCCAGAACTTCGCGGACAGCCGCGACGTCGAGGTCGCCTTTGAGATCGAAACTGGGGAGGTGTTCGGCCTCGGGATGCGCCAGGACGACGACCGTCTCGGCGACATCAACGACGCGATCGCGGAGATCCAGGACGACGGCACCTACGAGGAACTCGTCGAAAACTGGTTCGAGTGA
- a CDS encoding amino acid ABC transporter permease, with translation MEVDAVVLQASDWEVIVANWRFLALGTFVTILLTATSLSLGFLAGFPAGAVEVYGSGWLREAVSTAGVVLRGTPIVVLIVLFFFGLPIPRLGTIQIFELDIGLKAFIAATLALGLRSAAYQGQVFRGAIQSISEGQMEAARSVGMTRRKAIQHVIFPQAIRRSIPGFQNEFTIVLKDTSVAFAIGLAELLTRAERIYLQPGNDTAVMEVLLVISLIYFVLTFTTNRTLDRLHDRYAIPGGND, from the coding sequence ATGGAGGTGGATGCCGTCGTCCTGCAGGCGAGCGACTGGGAGGTAATCGTCGCGAACTGGCGATTCCTCGCCCTAGGGACGTTCGTCACGATCCTGCTCACCGCGACGAGCCTGTCGCTCGGTTTCCTGGCCGGATTCCCGGCCGGCGCCGTCGAGGTCTATGGCTCGGGGTGGCTCCGCGAGGCGGTGAGCACCGCCGGCGTCGTCCTCCGGGGTACGCCCATCGTCGTCCTGATCGTCCTCTTTTTCTTCGGGTTGCCGATCCCCCGTCTCGGGACGATACAGATATTCGAACTCGACATCGGGCTGAAGGCGTTCATCGCAGCGACGCTCGCGCTAGGGCTCCGCAGCGCCGCCTATCAGGGACAGGTGTTTCGCGGCGCCATCCAGTCGATCAGCGAAGGGCAGATGGAAGCCGCCCGATCGGTCGGCATGACCCGGCGAAAGGCGATCCAACACGTGATCTTCCCGCAGGCGATCCGGCGCTCGATCCCCGGCTTCCAGAACGAGTTCACGATCGTCCTCAAGGACACGAGCGTCGCCTTCGCCATCGGGCTCGCGGAGTTGCTCACTCGCGCGGAGCGGATCTACCTTCAGCCCGGCAACGACACCGCCGTCATGGAGGTGCTGCTCGTTATCAGCCTGATCTACTTCGTGTTGACGTTCACGACGAACCGCACGCTCGACCGCCTGCACGACCGCTACGCGATTCCCGGAGGAAACGACTGA
- a CDS encoding amino acid ABC transporter ATP-binding protein, whose amino-acid sequence MSLLRVDHVDKSYGDEEVLHDVSFEMESQDVEVIVGPSGSGKSTLLRCVNRLTEIDDGAIYLDDVEIHDIDENDLRRRVGMVFQDFSLFAHRTARGNITLGLEEVLGLSSEEADARAMDYLERVGLEPQADSYPAELSGGQQQRVGIARALAMDPELILFDEPTSALDPELIGEVLAVMKDLADEGMTMLCVTHEMGFARSAATTLTFLDEGRIVERGPPEALFDDPEHDRTAAFLGDLTVHR is encoded by the coding sequence ATGAGTCTGTTACGCGTCGACCACGTCGACAAATCCTACGGCGACGAGGAGGTACTGCACGACGTCAGCTTCGAGATGGAGTCCCAGGACGTCGAAGTGATCGTCGGCCCCAGCGGGTCGGGGAAGTCGACCCTGCTCCGGTGTGTCAACCGACTCACCGAGATCGACGACGGGGCCATCTACCTCGACGACGTCGAGATCCACGACATCGACGAGAACGACCTCCGGCGGCGCGTCGGCATGGTCTTCCAGGACTTCAGCCTCTTCGCCCACCGCACGGCGCGAGGCAACATCACCCTCGGGCTCGAAGAGGTCCTCGGGCTCTCGAGCGAGGAAGCCGACGCCAGAGCCATGGACTACCTCGAGCGCGTCGGACTCGAACCCCAGGCCGACTCCTACCCCGCCGAGCTGTCGGGCGGCCAGCAACAGCGCGTCGGCATCGCCCGCGCGCTCGCGATGGACCCCGAACTCATCCTCTTCGACGAGCCGACCAGCGCGCTCGACCCCGAACTCATCGGCGAGGTGCTCGCGGTCATGAAAGACCTCGCTGACGAGGGGATGACCATGCTCTGTGTGACCCACGAGATGGGCTTCGCCCGCTCGGCTGCCACGACGCTGACGTTCCTTGACGAGGGACGGATCGTCGAGCGCGGCCCGCCCGAGGCGTTGTTCGACGACCCGGAACACGATCGCACCGCCGCCTTCCTCGGCGACCTCACCGTCCACCGATGA
- a CDS encoding amino acid ABC transporter permease, with translation MTALEEARGSAVDTLPGRRRLVVGAIGVVFWTWLLARWAYHNAWLDSLFTAVGFPDLIRSELGVSQREPWLPLEPFESFDLVSLAIESAPSLAAGAFITVYLTVLSMLFGLVIAVPLAVARTYGGPILSRVSLAYTELIRGTPLLAQLFFLYFGLPLASTFDSIGFVGQGGIPRAAIFVAIVGFTINSSAYQAEYIRAALQSVDPGQLTAARAVGLSRTEGIRHVVLPQGLRFAIPGWTNEFIYLIKYSSLAAFITVPELFRQARNIGSDTFQFTNIYIVVALFYLALVLTTSLAMARLERTVAIPGLGTASGRD, from the coding sequence ATGACGGCGCTCGAGGAGGCTCGCGGCTCGGCGGTCGACACCCTCCCCGGCCGGCGACGGCTCGTCGTCGGCGCTATCGGGGTCGTCTTCTGGACGTGGCTGCTCGCCCGCTGGGCCTACCACAACGCGTGGCTCGACAGCCTGTTCACGGCCGTCGGGTTCCCGGACCTGATCCGCTCGGAGCTGGGAGTCAGCCAGCGCGAGCCCTGGCTCCCCCTCGAGCCGTTCGAATCGTTCGACCTCGTAAGCCTGGCGATTGAATCGGCGCCGTCGCTGGCGGCTGGCGCGTTCATCACCGTCTACCTGACGGTCCTCTCGATGCTCTTCGGGCTGGTGATCGCCGTCCCCCTCGCCGTCGCGCGAACGTACGGCGGCCCGATCCTCAGCCGGGTCTCGCTGGCTTACACCGAACTCATCCGCGGGACGCCCCTGCTCGCCCAGCTCTTCTTCCTCTACTTCGGGTTGCCACTGGCGAGCACTTTCGACTCGATCGGTTTCGTCGGCCAGGGTGGGATTCCGCGGGCCGCCATCTTCGTCGCCATCGTCGGCTTCACGATCAACTCCTCGGCCTACCAGGCCGAGTACATCCGGGCGGCCCTGCAGTCGGTCGACCCAGGACAGCTCACGGCGGCCAGAGCCGTCGGCCTCTCGAGGACGGAGGGCATCCGTCACGTCGTCCTCCCGCAGGGGCTTCGGTTCGCGATCCCCGGCTGGACCAACGAGTTCATCTACCTCATCAAGTACTCCTCGCTGGCGGCGTTCATCACCGTCCCCGAACTGTTCCGCCAGGCCAGGAACATCGGTTCGGATACGTTCCAGTTCACCAATATCTACATCGTCGTCGCGCTCTTCTACCTCGCGCTGGTGCTCACGACGTCGCTCGCGATGGCCCGCCTTGAGCGAACGGTTGCGATTCCGGGACTGGGAACAGCATCGGGACGGGACTAG
- a CDS encoding AIM24 family protein, with amino-acid sequence MNVNEFVDANEPREGGETFQLESDKLLDIDLDGSVIAKAGSMIAYSGEVSFKGKSSAEGGIKGFLKEKATSEGTPVMEATGTGHLYLADQEKKIQLLELEAGEEISVNGDDVLAFESSVNYEIRTIKSIAGFSAGGLTNVSLMGPGCVAITTHGSPLVLRPPVRTDPSATVAWSGTTPGSHVDRTLSNMIGQSSDETYQLEFTGSEGFVVVQPYEEHGPQQ; translated from the coding sequence ATGAACGTCAACGAATTTGTCGATGCGAACGAACCCAGGGAGGGCGGCGAGACCTTTCAACTCGAGAGCGACAAACTGCTGGACATCGACCTCGACGGGTCGGTGATCGCGAAGGCCGGCTCGATGATCGCCTACAGCGGCGAGGTCTCGTTCAAAGGAAAGTCCTCCGCCGAGGGCGGCATCAAGGGCTTCCTCAAGGAGAAAGCGACGAGCGAGGGAACCCCGGTGATGGAGGCGACCGGTACCGGCCACCTCTACCTCGCAGATCAGGAGAAGAAGATCCAGCTGCTCGAACTCGAGGCCGGCGAGGAGATTTCGGTCAACGGTGACGACGTGCTCGCGTTCGAATCGAGCGTGAACTACGAGATTCGGACCATCAAGAGCATCGCGGGCTTCTCGGCGGGCGGACTGACGAACGTCTCGCTCATGGGGCCGGGGTGCGTTGCGATCACGACCCACGGGTCGCCGCTGGTACTGCGGCCGCCGGTCCGGACCGACCCGAGCGCGACCGTTGCCTGGAGCGGCACGACGCCCGGGAGTCACGTCGACCGGACGCTCTCGAACATGATCGGCCAGTCTTCAGACGAGACCTACCAGCTCGAGTTCACGGGATCGGAGGGGTTCGTCGTCGTGCAGCCGTACGAGGAACACGGTCCACAGCAGTAG
- a CDS encoding sodium:calcium antiporter, which produces MNRRVFLALAAAFALTLPWVVVGGATTILPWLTSVVGLEYQAPTVLATLSTLETVIVTGLAVLGSAFLLAWAAETAEKDVPQAFAIAVLAVLAVAPEYAVDALYAWNAGAYAGTPRGAEAGNLAVANMTGANRILIGLGWAGVALFTIYRAGAATDPAVRNRRGILSDSVVLDREIGLEVVFLLLATLWAFLVPLNGGIDILDMLVLVGLYACYIAVIIRGDVEPDMDHVGVPAYLQHFPKRLRIATVFALFAYSGTMIFTAVEPFAHGLEFLGEGIGIPAFFMIQWIAPLASEAPELIVVVYLVNKARSTAGFNALISSKLNQWTLLIGTLVVVYSIALGRYGVLAFDFKQEAEIWLTAAQSFFAVSLLIRFEISVTEALTLLVLFLSQVLLEFIIIRDFVTLPVSSIELLLAYSIVYIVLGVTLFVKRRREFWLLLRRTAGTIGDAMSPDDSRAHGADD; this is translated from the coding sequence ATGAACCGACGAGTCTTCCTCGCCCTGGCAGCTGCGTTCGCACTGACACTCCCCTGGGTCGTCGTGGGCGGAGCAACGACCATCCTCCCCTGGCTGACGTCCGTCGTGGGACTCGAGTACCAGGCGCCGACCGTGCTCGCCACGCTCTCGACTCTCGAGACCGTGATCGTGACGGGACTCGCCGTCCTCGGTTCGGCATTCCTCCTCGCGTGGGCCGCCGAGACCGCCGAGAAGGACGTCCCGCAGGCGTTTGCAATCGCGGTCCTCGCCGTCCTGGCGGTGGCCCCCGAGTACGCCGTCGACGCGCTTTACGCGTGGAACGCGGGCGCGTACGCGGGAACCCCGCGGGGCGCCGAAGCTGGGAACCTCGCCGTCGCCAACATGACCGGTGCAAACCGCATTCTCATCGGCCTCGGCTGGGCCGGCGTCGCACTTTTCACGATCTATCGGGCGGGAGCGGCCACCGACCCAGCGGTTCGAAACCGGCGCGGCATCCTCTCCGATTCGGTCGTGCTCGACCGCGAGATCGGCCTCGAGGTCGTCTTCCTCTTGCTGGCGACCCTGTGGGCGTTCCTCGTGCCGCTCAACGGCGGCATCGACATCCTTGACATGCTGGTCCTGGTCGGACTCTACGCCTGTTACATTGCGGTAATCATCCGCGGCGACGTCGAACCCGATATGGATCACGTCGGCGTTCCCGCGTACCTCCAGCACTTCCCGAAACGACTCCGGATAGCTACCGTGTTTGCGCTGTTCGCGTACTCCGGGACGATGATCTTCACGGCCGTCGAACCCTTCGCTCACGGCCTCGAGTTCCTGGGCGAGGGGATCGGCATCCCCGCGTTCTTCATGATCCAGTGGATCGCCCCACTGGCTTCGGAGGCGCCGGAACTCATCGTCGTCGTCTACCTGGTGAACAAGGCGCGCTCGACGGCGGGGTTCAACGCCCTCATTTCCTCGAAGCTCAACCAGTGGACGCTGCTCATCGGGACGCTCGTGGTCGTCTACTCGATCGCGCTGGGGCGCTACGGCGTGCTCGCGTTCGACTTCAAGCAGGAGGCCGAAATCTGGCTCACCGCCGCCCAGTCGTTCTTCGCCGTCTCGTTGCTAATCCGGTTCGAAATTTCCGTGACAGAGGCGCTGACGCTGCTCGTGTTGTTCCTCTCACAGGTTCTGCTCGAGTTCATTATCATCCGGGACTTCGTGACGCTCCCCGTCTCGAGTATCGAACTTCTGCTGGCGTACTCCATCGTCTACATCGTTCTCGGGGTGACGTTGTTCGTCAAGCGTCGTCGAGAATTTTGGCTCCTCCTCCGCCGGACTGCGGGGACGATCGGCGACGCGATGTCACCCGATGATAGTCGTGCTCACGGCGCAGACGATTGA
- a CDS encoding NUDIX hydrolase has translation MGTRSPTYVHKSCAYITRDEAELLAFESPEHDGLQIPKGTIESGESPRAAVFREIVEESGLSAVGLTKHVATDVWNRYESPPKYYVRHFFHATVHDAPDEFTHVVTGEGEEVGLEFEYSWVDLREPHSFALDLDDYVHLLEGTPDQPTAVGSAAD, from the coding sequence ATGGGCACTCGATCACCGACGTACGTGCACAAGTCGTGCGCGTACATCACTCGAGACGAAGCGGAGCTACTGGCGTTCGAGAGCCCCGAGCACGACGGACTGCAGATTCCGAAGGGAACGATCGAAAGCGGTGAATCACCTCGAGCAGCCGTCTTTCGGGAAATCGTCGAGGAGAGCGGCCTCAGTGCGGTTGGCTTGACCAAACACGTCGCCACCGACGTCTGGAACCGGTACGAGTCCCCACCGAAGTACTACGTCAGACACTTCTTCCACGCGACGGTCCACGACGCGCCCGACGAGTTCACCCACGTCGTCACCGGCGAAGGCGAAGAAGTCGGCCTCGAGTTCGAGTACTCCTGGGTCGACCTCCGAGAGCCACACTCGTTCGCGCTCGACCTAGACGACTACGTCCATCTGCTCGAGGGGACGCCGGACCAGCCGACCGCCGTCGGCTCCGCTGCCGACTGA
- a CDS encoding amphi-Trp domain-containing protein encodes MSSDETNSERTVIRSGRKFERAYRLDADEVGAFLISLGEQLQMGDKLTISDDEWELPFAFGEPIELEIDFDGVGDPELEVELELPGRTDETAPRVE; translated from the coding sequence ATGTCGTCAGACGAAACCAACTCCGAACGAACGGTGATCCGAAGCGGCCGGAAGTTCGAACGGGCGTACCGTCTCGACGCGGACGAAGTCGGCGCCTTCCTGATCTCCCTGGGCGAACAACTCCAGATGGGTGACAAACTCACGATCAGCGACGACGAGTGGGAGCTCCCCTTCGCGTTCGGCGAACCGATCGAACTGGAGATCGACTTCGACGGGGTGGGCGACCCGGAACTGGAGGTCGAACTCGAGCTTCCGGGGCGGACCGACGAAACTGCGCCGCGAGTCGAGTAA
- a CDS encoding DUF2085 domain-containing protein, protein MGVDRAELWKGLAETRRFLLAHHLPSERHRCYSPVVFGRRVDVCARCLGIYPGIVAGFFAYLFAPLPANPTLLVAILPAPALLDWSMTTFREARGTNTARTLTGALLGFGYGLGLSLLVLESVLAVLVVGLAYGHLAALLLSYSLRLAD, encoded by the coding sequence ATGGGCGTCGATCGAGCAGAACTCTGGAAGGGACTCGCCGAGACTCGGCGGTTCCTGCTCGCCCACCACCTGCCCTCGGAACGACACCGGTGTTACTCGCCGGTCGTCTTCGGTCGTCGGGTGGACGTCTGTGCTAGGTGCCTGGGCATCTATCCTGGCATCGTCGCCGGCTTCTTCGCGTATCTGTTCGCTCCGTTGCCAGCGAACCCGACGCTTCTCGTGGCAATCCTCCCCGCACCCGCACTCCTCGACTGGTCGATGACGACCTTTCGAGAGGCCCGCGGGACGAACACTGCGCGAACGCTGACCGGCGCACTGCTCGGTTTCGGCTACGGACTGGGGCTCTCGCTCCTGGTCCTCGAGTCGGTGCTGGCGGTACTCGTCGTCGGTCTCGCCTACGGGCACCTCGCTGCCCTCTTGCTCTCGTACTCGCTTCGCCTAGCCGACTGA
- a CDS encoding TM2 domain-containing protein has translation MKHCINCGDEIQDQASVCPSCGVNQSISLEGSHGERGANEKYCVECGSLITRQAEMCPECGARQPSSGSGSSNSDKIAAGVLALLLGGIGAHKFYQGNMKLGVLYLCFFWTGIPAVLGLIEGILMLIADDAEYEEKWADGSLLGR, from the coding sequence ATGAAACACTGCATCAACTGCGGCGACGAAATCCAGGACCAAGCGTCGGTCTGTCCCAGCTGCGGGGTCAACCAGTCGATTTCTCTCGAGGGAAGCCACGGGGAACGCGGCGCGAACGAGAAGTACTGCGTCGAGTGCGGGTCGCTCATCACCAGACAGGCTGAGATGTGTCCAGAGTGTGGTGCTCGACAGCCCTCGTCGGGTAGTGGGTCGTCCAATTCGGACAAGATCGCCGCCGGCGTCCTCGCGCTGTTGCTGGGCGGAATTGGCGCTCACAAGTTCTACCAGGGGAACATGAAGCTCGGCGTGCTGTACCTGTGTTTCTTCTGGACCGGGATTCCGGCGGTCCTCGGGTTAATCGAGGGCATCCTCATGCTGATAGCCGACGACGCGGAGTACGAGGAGAAGTGGGCCGACGGGAGTCTGCTGGGTCGATAA